The window GGACAGCCAAGTATCCACGGCAGAAATGCTGGCCAGTACATTCAGGATAAGGTAGTATTGCACATACATTACAAGGGTATTTGCTATTTGCAGCAGCATCATCCTTGGCGCTTGCAGACCGTAGTCGGGCAGGTACTTGCGCCAGGATTGCCTACTTTGCATAATCAGCGCTGCCCAAAGCGGCATAAAGGCCGCAAAGAGGATCATCCCGATCCGCAGATACAGCGAGAGTCCCGGCACGGCATAGAAGGCCGCCACTGCCGCAAAAGTCCAGGTAGCCCAAGTCATAAACAAGCGTTCGGTGGTGGTGGAGATCACCGAAGCCAGTAAACTGCTATTTTTCAGATAGAATACTTTGGCAAAAGAGGCGTGCCCCCCCGGAATTACAAAACGTAGTGGTAGCGCCAACAGATAAGAGCTATAGACCTCTTTGCGTTTATACTCATAGGCTGGATTCAAGTGCAAAGCACAGCGCCAGTTGTTGATCTGGATATAGTGTCGTATGCAGGATAAAGCCATGATGATGATGGCAATATGCCAGGGTAACTGAGCTACCTGTATTAAAGC of the Candidatus Cloacimonadota bacterium genome contains:
- a CDS encoding lysylphosphatidylglycerol synthase domain-containing protein, which encodes MFSRFQSLRKKFEQPLLKKLSYVLRLLFSLGLLYVIFRHIDLPAALIQVAQLPWHIAIIIMALSCIRHYIQINNWRCALHLNPAYEYKRKEVYSSYLLALPLRFVIPGGHASFAKVFYLKNSSLLASVISTTTERLFMTWATWTFAAVAAFYAVPGLSLYLRIGMILFAAFMPLWAALIMQSRQSWRKYLPDYGLQAPRMMLLQIANTLVMYVQYYLILNVLASISAVDTWLSMALTNVSNSIPITISGLGLREGFAIHFLDEYGFTSEQAVAATLSLFFFQDLIPAAVGSVVLLRARRPV